The genome window GAGGTCATCTCTCCCCTCGTGAAATTCTCGACTCCCTCGCTCCCCACACCTACGATCCTGGAGTGTTCTCCCTTCCTCCCGTTCTCCTCGACGACCTCCTCGAGATCCCCCACCCTGGTAACCATGTACCTGAATCACCCACCGTCTCCGCACGCGGCGGTTGCGCGGCGGAACGCTTTCGGCTAGAGTACCCCCCATGCCGAAGACCCTCTTCGAGAAGATCTGGGACGAACATGTCGTCGTCTCCGAGCCGGACTGCCCGAGCGTCCTTTACATCGACCTGCATCTGGTCCACGAGGTGACGTCCCCTCAGGCGTTCGAGGGGCTGCGCCGGCGCGGCCTCAAGGTCCGCCGGCCCGATCGCACGGTCGCCACCGTGGACCACATCATGCCCACCCACGACCGGTCCCTCGGGATCACCGACCCGCAGGCCCGCCGGCTCATCTCCGAGATCGAGCGCAACTGCCGGGAATTCGGCGTCACCCTCCACGGCGTGGGAAGCGAGCACCAGGGAATCGTCCACGTGATCGGCCCCGAGCTCGGCCTCACCCAGCCGGGAATGACCATCGTCTGCGGAGACTCGCACACCTCGACCCACGGCGCCTTCGGGGCGCTCGCCTTCGGCATCGGCACGAGCGAAGTCGAGCACGTCCTGGCCACCCAGTGCCTGCTTCAGCGCAAGCCGCGCACCTTCGAGGTGCGGGTGGAGGGCCGCCTGCGGCCGGGGGTCACGGCCAAGGACGTGATCCTCGCGCTCATCGCCCGGATCGGGGTCGGGGGCGCCACGGGACATGCCCTGGAATACCGCGGGTCCGCGATCCGCGCGCTCAACATGGAAGAGCGCATGACGATCTGCAACATGTCGATCGAAGCCGGGGCGCGCGCCGGCATGATCGCCCCGGACGACACGACCTTCCAGTACCTGGCGGGCCGGCCGTTCGCCCCCCGCGACTTCGAGCGCTTCCGCCGGTACGTCACCGACGAGGGCG of Planctomycetota bacterium contains these proteins:
- the leuC gene encoding 3-isopropylmalate dehydratase large subunit → MPKTLFEKIWDEHVVVSEPDCPSVLYIDLHLVHEVTSPQAFEGLRRRGLKVRRPDRTVATVDHIMPTHDRSLGITDPQARRLISEIERNCREFGVTLHGVGSEHQGIVHVIGPELGLTQPGMTIVCGDSHTSTHGAFGALAFGIGTSEVEHVLATQCLLQRKPRTFEVRVEGRLRPGVTAKDVILALIARIGVGGATGHALEYRGSAIRALNMEERMTICNMSIEAGARAGMIAPDDTTFQYLAGRPFAPRDFERFRRYVTDEGAAFDRSVTIDADALEPYITYGTNPGMGMPVTGVIPPDTPRKMLEYMGLQAGRPLLGHPIDVVFIGSCTNSRITDLRQAAAVLKGRKAKAPRVLVVPGSLQVKKQAEAEGLHRIFLEAGCEWREPGCSMCIAMNGDELREGQYCVSTSNRNFEGRQGKGGRTFLASPLTAAASAVEGRVADCRKYL